CTTTTGCTGTCACATATGCTGCTAGTGCAAGTACTGCCACCTGCGCTACATATGCTTTTGTTGAAGCTACAGCGATTTCAGGACCTGCATGTAATAATAGTGTATAATCTGCTTCACGTGATAGCGTTGAACCTGGTACGTTTGTAATCGTTAATGTTGGATACCCAAGCTCTTTAATTTTCACAAGTACTTGGCGGCTATCCGCTGTTTCACCTGATTGGGTAATAAAGATAAATAGCGGTTTTTCTGAAAGTAGTGGCATATTATAACCAAACTCACTTGAAATATGCACTTCTACTGGAATACCAGCCATTTTCTCGAAATATTGTTTACCGATTAAACCTGCATGGTAACTTGTGCCGGCAGCAATAATGTATAATCGATCGGCAGCTTGCAATGCTTGTAAAATAGCTGCATCAATTGTTAAATCGCCATTTTCGCCTTCGTATGCTTGAATAATTTTACGGATAACGGTTGGCTGTTCATCCATCTCTTTTAACATATAGTGAGGGTACGTACCTTTTTCAATATCGCTCATATCAAGCTCTGCTGTGTAAGGTGCACGCTCAACTACTGTGCCATCTAATTTTGTAATTTGCACACTACCTTTGTGCACGATAACGACTTCTTTATCGTGTAATTCCACAAATTGATCAGTTACTTGTAGCATTGCCATCGCATCCGATGCAACTACATTGAAACCATCGCCTACACCTACAAGAAGAGGTGATTTGTTTTTCGCCACAAAAATTGTATCAGCCGCTTCAGCATCTAATAATGCTAGTGCATAAGAGCCGTGTAGTAGAGATAATGTTTTGCGGAATGCCTCTGCTGTTTGCAGTCCATCTTTCACAAATAGCTCCACTAATTGCACGATTACTTCTGTATCCGTGTCAGATTTCATTGGGATGCCTTTTAAGTATGTTTTTTGTAATAAATGATAGTTTTCAATCACACCATTATGCACAATCGTAAAACGACCTGATGCGCTTTGATGAGGGTGCGCGTTTAAACGGTTAGGTACTCCGTGCGTTGCCCAACGTGTATGACCGATTCCAACCTTAGCCGCTACATCTTCGTCTACTGCTCCACGTAAATCAGCGATACGACCTTTTTCCTTGAAGATTGTTACGCCTTCTTCGTTGCGTACAGCAATACCTGCTGAGTCATAGCCACGGTACTCTAGCTTCTCTAAACCTTTTAATAAAATTTCCTTAGCATCTGATTCCCCAATATATCCTACAATTCCACACATATTATATTTCCTCCGATATTGTCATATTAACGCAATGACAAACTAGACCTCAGCCTATCGAATTTTTTCGGTGGGCGTAAACAGTGCCGCTTATTTTCAAATTGAAAATAAACATACTTATGCGCGCACGTCCTCAGACTATTTCAGCTATCTAAAATAGTGCTTTGCTCGATACGTGAAGTTTTCCTATTTATCTATTGCTCTACTTATACCTTCTCCATTTTCTGTACATTCAATCACTCAAATGCTTTCAAAATGAAAAATGACAATCGGGTATGTCGATCGGGAGGCATCCGCCGAATTTTCGATAAACCTCCACCTCGTCTGCTGAAGATGTCTTCGTCCAATTTCTTCAGCTCAGGCGCTATAATTGTTTTCCGATTTTTGTGCTACCTTTCCTCCTTTAGCACTTGCTTAGCGGACAAGGTTACCCAAGCCGTCAGCTTCTCCATAATACTCAATCATATGCTATTCGTCAAATTTTCGTTATTAAAAATAACCCTTAGCTACTCTTTTTGTGACAAACTACAAAGTGTAAGATGAAAAATGCCAGCATGATTGTATAACAATAGCAAAATGGCTGGGACAAAAGAGAAAAAGTGTTAGATTGACCACCATCAATCTAACACTTTTTTGCTCTGCAGTTGTTATCCGCTTCGGCGGTGCTTTCCGCTCAGCACAGTAAGCCACAACCATCGCTAACTTGTAGAATGCCCGCGTCTTACGCTGTGTGCGTTCTGAGCAGGAGTCACCGCCTTTGCTACCAACAACTAGTTTTTCTTTTTTATTTATAAGCGATAATTTATCAACACCAATGTACCACTATTTAAGATTTTAAGGTTATGTCCCAGCCTCTAAAAAAGAACGGCGACTAGCTCTCTTTGCTTGCAAGTAATTTCACAATTTCTCGGTTAAAAGCTGGTAAATCTTTTGGTGTACGACTTGTTACTAATTGCTTTTGGCAAACAAATACTTCTTCGTCATGGAAAATAGCACCTGCATTTTCCAAGTCTACTTGTATGGATTTATAGCCTGTTGCATCACGTCCATTTAATGTTTTAGCTGTAATCAGTAGTTGTGGCCCGTGACAAATTGCAAAGGTTGGCTTCATGTCATCCATAAACGTTTTGACGAAGGCTACAATGCGATCATCTGCACGTAAAATATCCGGTGAAAAGCCACCTGGAATAAACAGTGCATCAAACTCTGAAGCATGAACTTCCTCGATTCCCTTATCAATTTTTACTTTTTCACCATGTTTACCTTCAACTTCTTTTCCTGCTTCAATGTCAATTGTAATGACCTGATGCCCAGCAGCTTCTAATGCTGCCTTTGGACTTGTATACTCCACGTCTTCAAACATATCTGTTATTACTGTTGCAATTTTAGCCATATAAATTAAACACCCCTTGTTTATTGTGATGTTTTATACTTCCCTCCCTCCACTATTTCAAACATAAAAAAACGATCTCCCAATGATGAGAGATCGCGTAATTTATAATTATTCTGTTAAACCCATTTCCGTACGTACTACATTGGCAATACGTTCTACATAAATTTCGCAGTCCGTTTCTGTAGCAGCTTCCACCATTACACGCACAAGCGGCTCAGTGCCAGAAGGACGTACTAAAATACGACCGTTTCCAGCCATATCTGATTCAACTTCTGCTATTACAGCTGCAACCTTAGCATTTTCCGTCACTGCATGCTTGTCTGTTACACGTACATTGACTAATCGTTGCGGGAAGATAGTCATTTCTGCTGCAAGCTCTGATAACTTTTTGCCAGTAGCTTTCATAATACTAACAAGTTGAATACCTGTTAGCAAGCCATCACCTGTTGTATTAAAGTCTAAGAACACAATATGACCAGATTGCTCTCCGCCAAGATTGTATTCATTGGCACGCATTTCTTCTACAACGTAACGATCGCCTACAGCCGTTTGTACGCTGTGCATACCGTTTTCTTCAACAGCCTTGTAGAAGCCCATATTACTCATCACTGTTGAGACAATCGTTTGCTTTTTCAAACGACCAACCGCATTTAAATGTTTACCAATGATAAACATAATTTGGTCACCGTCAACAATTTTACCTTTTTCGTCTACTGCAATAAGGCGATCGCCATCTCCATCAAACGCTAAACCAACATCTGCACCTTTTTCAGTTACAAATGCAGCAAGACCTTCTGGATGTGTTGAACCAACACCGTCATTAATGTTCAGACCTGTTGGGGAAGCACCCATAGTTGAAATGTCTGCTTCTAAGTCGGCAAATAAATGAGTTGCTAATGATGATGTTGCACCATGTGCGCAATCTAGCGCTACATGAATACCATCAAATTCTTCATCTACCGTTTGCTTTAAGTATTGAATATACTTTTGTCCACCTTCGAAGTAGTCACTTACAATGCCTAGGTCTGCACCGATTGGACGTGGTAATGTATCTTCTTGTGCATCAAGAATGGCTTCAATTTCTGCTTCTTGTGCATCAGTTAACTTGAAACCATCGGGACCAAAAAATTTAATGCCATTGTCGGCTACTGGGTTATGTGAAGCTGAAATCATGACGCCTGCATCTGCACTCATAATTCGGGAAAGATAAGCAACACCTGGTGTAGAAATTACACCAAGACGCATTACCTCTACGCCGATTGATAAAAGCCCAGCTACTAGTGCACCTTCAAGCATTTCGCCTGAAATACGTGTGTCACGACCAATTAATACCTTTGGACGCCCTGTTGCATCCTTTGTTAAAACATAGCCACCTACACGGCCAAGTTTAAATGCAAACTCCGGTGTTAATTCACTATTCGCGACGCCACGGACGCCATCTGTTCCAAAATATTTACCCATTCTAATTGTTCTCTCCTTCAATGCAAGACGACCGCATCATGCTTATTTCCTGCGGACAATCGGACGGCTCGTCTGCTTACTTTTGGAAAAGTCTATTTTCATTCATCTACTAGTATTTAGGCCTCTTTAAATCACTTTCAGAGGCTCTAAGGCAAAAAGATGTTGCTACTCAAGTGTCGTACATTCACTATAACTGAAATATACAAGCGCTAACAATGTTAACTTGAGCTCTTATGTTCGTCAGCAATTTCGCTTTGCTGGATCACACAATTTGTAGAGACAGGAAATCTCATATATGAATCAAGTTAAAATTATAGTCAGTTATTGTTTAAGAATCAATATCTTCTGTTACAGGTTCAGGATTTGTCTCTTCAGGATTGGCGATAGTTTCCTTTTCTACCTGATCTACTTGATCTACCTTTTCGGCTTTCTCTGCCTTTGTAACATTCGCTTTAATTTTAACTTTCTGTTGAGATACTTTAGTCGCACCCTCCGGTAATTTCACATCAAATTCATACGTTTTGGATTCCGTAATTTTTGATAAATCCACTTCAACAGGTACTTCGGTTAAAACATCAATTATGGATTTCTTGCCAAATAGCCTTAAGCTAGTAGTATCAAGGGTTAATTGATTAATGGTAACCCCTTCTGCTGGTTTGCCCGTTTCCTTTATCGTAACAGGAAGTTCTTTGCTATATTCAGCAATATCTACCCGTACCTTAACCTGTTCTGGTTCTATTATCACATCTAATTTATTTAAATCGCGATCTAATACTTTAACAGCTGCTTCTTGAGAGAAAGGCTGTTTCAAGCCTTGTTCACCTGTTACAGTCGCTTTCACATAGCTAATGCTCTCAATAGCACTTTTTGCTCCCGTTACAAACACTGTTGCTGGGTTAGCAGACATTCCTTTTAAGTAATATCCTTCATCTATTAAACGATTATTCATTTCCGGATCTACACGGAACTCCTGCGTGACTTTTTCCTCTATATTTACATTCACTTTTGCTGGGTCTAGCGTCACTTGCAACTTATCAGAAATATTTTCGTATTGTAATTCTACGTTATGCTCACCAATTAATAAATCATTTAAATTTACAAATACAGAGAAATCTTTCACCGCTTTTGTCCGTAAAACGATTTGCATTGGTCCTTTAATCGTGACATTAACAGTTTTCGGTATACCCGTTACAATCAGACTATCATCATCATAATAAACATCAACGGGTACATCTCGAATCACTTCCATTTGTACATTCGTTGTCGATTTATTTGAAGAGGATAACTCAGTCCGAACAGAGAAAAATAGTAAGCAAGCTAGAAAAAGCGCAATGATTCGCAATACCCATGGGCTATCCATCATTTTATCC
This DNA window, taken from Lysinibacillus sp. FSL M8-0337, encodes the following:
- the glmS gene encoding glutamine--fructose-6-phosphate transaminase (isomerizing), producing MCGIVGYIGESDAKEILLKGLEKLEYRGYDSAGIAVRNEEGVTIFKEKGRIADLRGAVDEDVAAKVGIGHTRWATHGVPNRLNAHPHQSASGRFTIVHNGVIENYHLLQKTYLKGIPMKSDTDTEVIVQLVELFVKDGLQTAEAFRKTLSLLHGSYALALLDAEAADTIFVAKNKSPLLVGVGDGFNVVASDAMAMLQVTDQFVELHDKEVVIVHKGSVQITKLDGTVVERAPYTAELDMSDIEKGTYPHYMLKEMDEQPTVIRKIIQAYEGENGDLTIDAAILQALQAADRLYIIAAGTSYHAGLIGKQYFEKMAGIPVEVHISSEFGYNMPLLSEKPLFIFITQSGETADSRQVLVKIKELGYPTLTITNVPGSTLSREADYTLLLHAGPEIAVASTKAYVAQVAVLALAAYVTAKASGKGLEFDLKQELAIAANGIQTIIDAKDVLEDIAEDYLKIARNAFFIGRNIDFCVSLEGALKLKEISYIQAEGFAGGELKHGTIALIEEGTPVFALVTQEAVALNIRGNVKEVAARGAYPCIIAMAGVDEDGDRLVIPHVNEYLTPLVSVVPLQLISYYAALHRRCDVDKPRNLAKSVTVE
- a CDS encoding type 1 glutamine amidotransferase domain-containing protein, with translation MAKIATVITDMFEDVEYTSPKAALEAAGHQVITIDIEAGKEVEGKHGEKVKIDKGIEEVHASEFDALFIPGGFSPDILRADDRIVAFVKTFMDDMKPTFAICHGPQLLITAKTLNGRDATGYKSIQVDLENAGAIFHDEEVFVCQKQLVTSRTPKDLPAFNREIVKLLASKES
- the glmM gene encoding phosphoglucosamine mutase, with amino-acid sequence MGKYFGTDGVRGVANSELTPEFAFKLGRVGGYVLTKDATGRPKVLIGRDTRISGEMLEGALVAGLLSIGVEVMRLGVISTPGVAYLSRIMSADAGVMISASHNPVADNGIKFFGPDGFKLTDAQEAEIEAILDAQEDTLPRPIGADLGIVSDYFEGGQKYIQYLKQTVDEEFDGIHVALDCAHGATSSLATHLFADLEADISTMGASPTGLNINDGVGSTHPEGLAAFVTEKGADVGLAFDGDGDRLIAVDEKGKIVDGDQIMFIIGKHLNAVGRLKKQTIVSTVMSNMGFYKAVEENGMHSVQTAVGDRYVVEEMRANEYNLGGEQSGHIVFLDFNTTGDGLLTGIQLVSIMKATGKKLSELAAEMTIFPQRLVNVRVTDKHAVTENAKVAAVIAEVESDMAGNGRILVRPSGTEPLVRVMVEAATETDCEIYVERIANVVRTEMGLTE
- a CDS encoding CdaR family protein, with product MDKMMDSPWVLRIIALFLACLLFFSVRTELSSSNKSTTNVQMEVIRDVPVDVYYDDDSLIVTGIPKTVNVTIKGPMQIVLRTKAVKDFSVFVNLNDLLIGEHNVELQYENISDKLQVTLDPAKVNVNIEEKVTQEFRVDPEMNNRLIDEGYYLKGMSANPATVFVTGAKSAIESISYVKATVTGEQGLKQPFSQEAAVKVLDRDLNKLDVIIEPEQVKVRVDIAEYSKELPVTIKETGKPAEGVTINQLTLDTTSLRLFGKKSIIDVLTEVPVEVDLSKITESKTYEFDVKLPEGATKVSQQKVKIKANVTKAEKAEKVDQVDQVEKETIANPEETNPEPVTEDIDS